Within the uncultured Bacteroides sp. genome, the region GAGAGAAACCAAAATGTCCAAAAATCAGTGCATAAGCAAGAATCACATTGATCAGTGCCATCACGGCCGCATTAACGGTTAATACCTTTGTACGAGTAATTCCAATATAAAGTGCCCGGAACATTACATTGACAAAAGCAAAAAAGAAACCGTAGATACGCCAGTTCAGAAAGATCATGGTGGCATTAAATATCTTGTCGGACGAGACCAGAAATCTCATAATACCCGGGGCTAGCAATCGTGACATGCAAAAAAGAAAGAGAGCCATGCCCAACAGGAAGAAACTTCCCTGAACCATGACAGGTCCCACATCCCTGAATCTTTGTTCACCGTTTCGCCTGGCCATAATAATCTGAGAACCGGTACTAAATCCGAAAGCGATGGTGAAGATACAAATATAAAACAGACTGCCCATAGCCGCTGCTCCCAGTTCCACTTCCCCTACTCTACCTAGGAATGCAGTATCGGTTACATTGATTACGTTTTGTGCCAGCAAACTTAAAAAGATAGGATAACTAACACTCCAAATCTGTTTGTTATTATACATTGCCAAGCCTGTTTTTGTTTATAAAAAAAGAGTGAAGAACACATTAGTAGCATCCTTCACTCTTCTCTATATTTATATCCTTTCTAAGAGTTCATGCTCATCAGGAATTCGTCATTATCTCTGGTCTTCTCTAAGCGATCTTTCACAAAGTTCATTGCTTCAATAGGATTCATATCCGCCAAATATTTGCGTAAAATCCACATACGGTCAAGTGTTTGCTTATCAAGTAACAAGTCGTCACGGCGAGTGCTTGATGCCACAATATTAACAGCTGGGAAGATACGTTTGTTGGATAGATTACGATCTAATTGCAATTCCATGTTACCAGTACCCTTGAATTCTTCAAAGATTACTTCATCCATTTTAGAACCAGTATCAATCAATGCTGTAGCAAGTATAGTCAATGAGCCACCATTTTCAATGTTACGGGCAGCACCAAAGAAACGTTTTGGTTTATGAAGTGCATTGGCATCCACACCACCTGACAAGACCTTACCTGAAGCAGGAGAAACAGTATTGTATGCACGAGCCAGACGAGTAATGGAATCAAGCAGAATCACAACATCGTGACCACATTCCACCATTCGTTTTGCTTTTTCAAGCACAATGCTGGCAACCTTCACGTGACGTTCAGCCGGTTCATCGAAAGTTGAAGCTATAACCTCTGCATTTACGCTGCGGGCCATATCTGTTACTTCCTCCGGACGTTCGTCAATAAGCAGTACAATCATATAAACTTCAGGATGGTTGGCTGCTATTGCATTTGCAATATCTTTTAAAAGGATAGTTTTACCGGTCTTTGGCTGTGCCACGATCAAGCCACGTTGTCCTTTACCAATCGGTGAGAATAAATCTACTACGCGGGTAGAGAGGTTGTCGCTGTATCCACCTTTGCAGAGTTTGAATTTAACGTCAGGGAAAAGCGGGGTTAAATGTTCAAATGGAACACGATCACGGACAAACGCAGGATCACGGCCATTGATTTTCTCTACTTTTACCAGCGGGAAGTATTTCTCACCTTCTTTTGGAGGACGGATAGCACCATCAACCACATCACCGGTTTTAAGTCCGAAAAGTTTGATTTGTGACTGAGAAACATAAATATCATCGGGTGAAGAGAGGTAGTTATAATCTGAAGAACGAAGGAATCCGTATCCGTCCTGCATAATTTCCAGTACACCGGTTCCAGTTAATATACCATCAAATTCGTAAGCTTTTTCACGTTCTACAACCTTACGTTCCGGAGCTTTTGGAACTTCAGTTTCTCCTTCTGCCGGACGATTAGAACGCTGAGGTTGCTTATTACTTTTTTGATTAGCATTAGTTCGCGAATCGTTTTCACGAAGACGAATACGTGGTTTTTGTTGTTGAGCTTCAGGAGGAACCACTTTGGTTGATTCAAATTTGCCTATTAGCTCAGATGGCAGTTCCACCTTTTCAGAAGGCATATCCTCGATAGGAATAAAATCTTCTTCGTTATCAAATGGAAGTTCCACTTCTGGTAGTATAACCTCTTTGCTTACAGGTGCTACTTCTTCTTTCTTAACTTCCGGTGCAACTTCTTTTCTCTCAGAAACAGGAATAGGTTTCTTTATCACTTTCTTAACGGCAGGTGTTTCAGCCTCTTTCGGAGCAGCAGGAGCTATTTGTTCTGCTTGCGGAGTCTGGGCAGGCGCTTGAACAGGAGCCTGAATATTTTCTACCAGAGCTGCAGCTGCTTCCACACTAGCTGGAGCTGTCTTCTTCTTTGGAGCTTTTTTCTTCGCTGGCTTCTTCTCTGACAATTCCTGTTTTTCCTGAGCTGGCTGTTCTGCAATAACAGCTTTTCCTTCTTTCAAAGCAGCAGCAGGTTTATCTGCAGGTGCAGCAGGAGCAACTGTTTTTGGTTCAATCTTTTCAGCTTTGTCCTTGTTTGCCGTGTAAACCTTGTCAGGTCCTTCTTTCTTCACAACATTGATACGTGAACGCTTCTTCTTATCGTCGCGACGCTCTTCTTTTTCTTTTTCGGCAGCCACTTTTTTGGTTGCGCTTGCAATAGCTTGTTCATCAAGAATCTTATATACAAGCTCTTCTTTCTTGAAAGAATCTGCTTTTTTAATTCCTAGTTCTTGTGCAATAGCTTGTAGTTCCGACAGGTTTTTGTCGTTTAATTGGATAATGTTATACATACGTATAAAATAAGTTTTTTTATTTTTTTCTTTGGCCCGACACATAAATAAATAAAAACACACAATTAGTGAGATCATTCATCTTGAAGCGTGGACGAAATAAAATGAGTTTTTTTTGGGATAATAAAAAATAGACTTTGGAGTACATTCTCGCTCACCGCAGGAGTGTCGTCGAATGTTTCAACAAGGCAAAGATACTACTTTATTTTAAATGCGCTTCAATTTTACTGTATTTTTTTAATAAAATGTATTTCATTTTCAAATTATTAATAATAGCACTTTCTAAACGCAAGCTTTTTAAATTACGCTGATCTATATCAGGTTATTGACGTTAAATCTGTCAGAGCACCTAAAGAATAATTGATAAAAATAAATTAGCAAGTATGGAAGAAAGATGTTCCAGGTGCTGTTTATCTATCTCATCAAACGTATTAAGTTCGGCACTGTCAATATCAAGTACTCCCCATATTACCCCTTCCTTTTTCAATGGAACCACTATCTCTGAACGAGAAAGAGAGCTGCAGGCAATATGTCCTGGAAAAGCTTCTACATCAGGCACTACCAATGTGCGGGCTTCTTTCCAGGCTGTACCACACACCCCTTTACCGTATCTTATGCGCGTACAGGCTAAAGGCCCTTGGAAAGGGCCTAAAACCAGGTCGTCTCCTTTCACAAAATAAAAACCCACCCAAAGAAAATCAAAAGCTTCCTTCAATACAGCAACGGTATTCGACAAATTAGCAATCAGATCTTCTTCATCTTCAACTAACGATTTAATCTGTGGAATCAATGATTTATAAATTTCATCCTTTGTCCCTTCTTTTTTTTTCAGTGACTCAGCCATTTTATTCAGTAGTTTCAAATAACAATTTTCTATCTCTTTTCGCAGCAGCTTTTACCCATTCACGGGGAATAAACTCCCATTGGTTCAATGTGCGGGGCGATATTTTTTTCTTCTTTTCAATCCATTCCATCATATAGTAACGCAAATCCTGATTTGAAACAGCAACAATTCTGCTTCTGAGTGAATCAACTGAAATACCGGACCCCATTGTCAGGAGTCCTCCTCCTCCACTGGCACGATAGGAATTTAGCGCAACTTTGTATTTTTTCGTCAGATCAAAAGGATCTCCATTTGCCATACGCTTAATCTGTATCTTATCTCCGGTCGGCTTTGTTACATCCACTGTATAGATAATGCCCGCAGCCGAATCAAAGCGATAGCTATAATTCACAAAATTATAATCGTTTCCTCCATCTACCGGTTTGATAAGCAACAAATGATCATCCGGATTCTTCATCTGATTAGTCCAGATGGCATAAGACAACTCCAGATAGTTCTTCACCTCCAAACCTGTAAGTTCCATTGTATAAAGCAAATTTTCAAACTGATAAAGCTTAAACAAGTCGTTTACCCGAATCGTTCCTTTGCTAACCTTAGCATCATTCGACAAGGGAGCAGTAAAAGAAATATCTGCCCCGGTAGCTTTTAACTGAAGACCATGAACAAAATCAATAAGAGACGACGGGCCAAAGAATGCATCTTCAATAGAAACCGATTTATCGATTTCTCCTATAGGTCGTGAAATAAAGGATTTTACAACTTCAATCTTAGGAGCAATATTCTTTAAAAAGGCTTCCTCCAGAGCATAGCATTTCATCTTCACCAGCTTACCTTCTGAATGCTTGCTCACCACTTTGCCATCTTTCAATTTCACTTTCAACAAAATATCAGAAACGACATCTCCTCCGTAAGCAGGATCAACAATCAGTACGGAATCACCGGCAACATTCTTCAGCTTTTCACAGTACACGGTATGATCGTGTCCCGCCAATATCACATCGAAACCGGGCACATTCATCGCAATTCCCAAGGAAGAATTCTCATTGAATCCCTCATCTAATTTGTATGGTTCCACTCCCAAATGAAAGAGTCCGACAACAACATCAGGGTGTTCCTTTTCCCGGATTATTTTCATCCATTTTTTTGCAGAAACTTCCATATCATCAAAATGTAATCCTTCCCACCTGTCTTCCGGTACCCACTCAGGTACCGAAGGGGTTATCATTCCCAAAACGGCAATCTTCACACCATCAATGACAAATATTTTGTAAGGAGGCAAATAAGTTGTACCATCGTTGCGAAGTACATTAGCTCCAAGAACCGGAGCATGGCACTGACTGATCCATCGGTCGTAAACAGCATGACCGGTTTCCACGTCATGATTTCCCAATGCTATGGCATCATATCTCATGTAGTTCATCACATCAGCACAAATATGTGTTGAAATAGTATCTTTATAATCATAATAATACATTGAGGGCATTCCCTGCAACAAATCACCTCCATCCAGGAGTAATAAATGTTCTGGATATTTCTGTCGTTGATTATTCACATACGAGCTAATACGAGCCATTCCCCCTTTCATTGGCTTATTATTCATATAATCGTAAGAGAATATTCTTCCGTGAATATCTGAAGTATGTATAAGTTTAATTGTCACCTCTTTGGGCTGCGAAAAAATCTCTCCTACAAAGAAAAGTAAGAAAAATAAAGAAATAGCTATTTGTCTCATTAAAGAGTGCCTTTAGTTTAATAACACAAAGTTAATAAACTAAATTATATTAAAGCAAACACTTCGATAAAAATCGAATTTATCATCTGTTCATTGAGCAAATATCCCTAGGAGCAATATTATGTTCTATATATTTCCTAAAATACCTAACACAGACTTCGGCGTTTGAAAAATTAAGTGATTTGTTTGAACTTATTTAAAATGATTGGTAGCTAAGTTCAAAGGCTATTTTATTAGCTTATGGTTAGCCCACTCCAAATAAAGGTCACAGCTAAAATTTATTGGCCAATAACACCCCGATCATTCACCAATAATTCCAGATAACCGGCCAATAAATTCAAGCTATTGGCGAATAAGGATTTTTGGGAAAGAGTGTTATTCCTCTTTCAAATACAAAACTTTAAAAAGGCTTACGATTGTCCCAGAAAGACTATCTTTTTATAAAGTAAGCACACAATAAAGCGCATATTGTGGTAATCAAAAAAGAGACTGTGTCAAAAACGACGCAGCCTCTTTTTAAACTTTTCTATAAATTATTTGTGATTATATCTCAATGCTTAGTTTATTCAACTTTGACAAAAATTGGTATAATACGTTTATTCATATTCATATCTACAACCGTTAATGACAGTTTGTGATAAGATTGAATAACTTTTATGGATGAGCCATCATTATAGTAATAATCTTCAATCCAAGGAATTGTAACTGCATTTTCAGGCACTACAATCTGCGCAGTAAGAGTATAGCTTTTAGGCGTTGCAGGAATATCTCCTTCTGGATTAGCGAAATTAATATATTTTGAAAACAACCAACTTGAATAACTTAATTCAGCCGTTTTAAGAGCTACATTATCACTGATTTCAACGCTAACATTGATAGTAGATCCTTTAGTTACTGTCAAAGTTGGAAGAGATATTTTTTCCAAGTTAGATGTAGGAACAACTCCCCATAACAAAAGAGAGGATATATTGTCATCAATTGTTACAGTTTTCCCATTTGAAGAAAGTGTAACTGATTTACAGTTAGGCACCTCATGATCAAGTCCTTTACTTATATCATCAGACGATTCACAAGAAATCAATCCAAATAGACCTATAAATAAAGTGACGGTATTAATTAATTTTCTCATCTTAATATTTATTAAATTATTATTCCCAACCTGGATTCTGAATAATTGTTTTGCCTGCATTTCGATATTTTAGAATCTCTTTACGCGGAATAGGGTACCAATACATTTTTGTGTCGAAAGTCCTGGTATCAGCATCAAAAACAGTATATGTAAAATTCCCTGAATCATCTTTAGTTATACGCATTCCTTTTACGGGCTGATTCAATACGGTCTCAGCATCTTTCCAACGACGCAAATCCCAGAATCGATGCTCTTCAAAAGCAAGTTCAAGCCGTCTTTCCAGTTTAATATATTTACGCATCTCATTTTGATCTTTCAGGAGTGTATTATCTGCTGCATCAAAATTTCGCTGACCAGATCTAGCTCTCAGTGAATTAAGAACAGAAGTTATCGCTGAAAAATTAGCGACATTATCATACTCATTTAGTGCTTCTGCATAATTAAGTAGAATTTCAGCATAACGCATATATATCCAAGCACGATTGCTGGTATTCCCTTTAGCCAAATCAAGTGTCTGATCAACAAACTTACTCATATAATAACCAGTTTTGGTCGCAGTAGGTGTTGAAAATAAACCATCTTTTCCACCTACGTATGTAGACACAATTGTATCTTTAAGTTTGCTTGTATTGAAGAAAACCGTATATTTAAATCTATTTTCCCTTTTTATTGCATTATTAATACTGTAAGGGTCTTCAGAATTATAACCTTGATAACGATTTTTATAAGTCTTCGAGGCCATTCCAAAAGCTTCAACCAAATCTTCAGTTGGATTCATATTTCCAGCCCCTTGATAACTTACCGGATAATTGTTTACTTCAATATCATTTCGGTTAAAAGCCCTGGCGGCAAAGATTATTTCAGGATTATACAGCGTATTAAATATCGCAGTAAATGATGAATTCAATGAATATTTCTTAGAATCAATAATAACTTTCGCTGCATCAGCAGCACGTTTCCATTTCGATTTGTCATTCGTCGGATTATTAAGAGGGCTTGCAGCATACAATAATACACGGGATTTTAGAGCCAATGGGGTCATCTTAACCGGACGACCTTTGTAACTATCATCTGGATAGGTTGCTGGCATATATACTGAAGCAGAATCACAATCATTTGCAATAGAATCAGCAACTTGACTAAAGGGTAATTGATTCACAGCAAATAATTCTTCTTCATTAAACGGATCGAGAACCTTACTCACATAAAAAATATTCCCATAACGTTTTAGAAGTTCAAAATGGAACAAAGCTCTCAAAAAGAATGCTTGACCTTTGTAATAATCGCGTATTCTTACACCATCCTTTACTTCCGGAATACTATTGGTTTTTGTGATTATGCCATCAGGTTGTAATTCGTTTAAGAATATATTACATTTACGAATACCTTTATACATATTATCCCAAACATCATCCGGATTTGTTGTTGCATTTATTGCATTTTTATTAAACAACTGAATATTTGAACCAGAATTAGAACAAACGGCCTCATCACAAGCTTCAGCAAGCATAGAACTTCCAAAACGAGAAAATCCATCAGGCACTGTGTTATAAATATTATTCAAAAATCCTGGAGCAAAATGCACATCGGAAAATATTTCCTGATAATTTAAATTAGTATCCAAGCTAGGATCTTTGTCTAAATAATCGGCACATGATTGTGTCAGAAACAGGTATCCGGCACAAAATAATGTTACTATTAATTTTTTCATATTAGTTTTTATATTCTTAAAATTTAAGGTTTACACCAATATTTATAACTCTTACTTCAGGGTACATAGTTACACCAGCATTCGGGATTTCAGCACTCAAATTATATTTTTTCAAACCATCGAAAGAAAATAAATTGTAACCATTGATAAAGAATCTGACATTACTAATATTAGCCTTTAAAAGCATTTTTTTAGGTAAACTGTATCCGATTTCCATTGTTTGAATCCGGAAGAAATCCACATTTTTAATCCAAAGTGAAGATGGCTGATAATTATGTGAATTCAGTTGCGTAGTTAAACTAGGATAAAGTGGATTTTGACTAACTCCCCAAGAGTTTTCTGCAACTTCTGTCGTAATCTTATTATTGTCTTGCATTCCCCAAAGAACATTGTTCGACATAAACAAACTACGGTTTGCAATTCCAGTAAATAAAACATTAAAATCAAACCCTTTATAGTCGCAACCTAACGTTAGTCCAAAATTCCATTCAGGAACAGAAGGATTGCCCAACGGTACATTATCCTGACTATCAATTACTCCATCCTTATTCTGATCAACATATTTTACATCTCCAGGTTTTACAGCTCCGTAAGTTGATTTTGCCCAGTTATCAATATCAGTTTGATCTTTAAAAAACTTATCTGAACTCACTTGTAACCCCCATTGTTGCATAACAGGATTTCCTGTTCTATATTCCCATGAATTCATTCCAGCAACTTCTTCTTGAGAGGTTATTTTGTTTTTCGCTAAGGATATGTTTCCTTGAACAGTATACGAAAAATCACCTAGTCGGTTATTGTGTTTCAAAGAGATTTCAAAACCTTGGCTACGCACAGATCCACTATTTACATAGGGTAAATCCTGTCCTACTATACTTGGCAAAATATTCCATCTTCCGGTAATGATTTTAGTACGATTATTATTAAAAAAGTCAATATCCATTTCCAACTTTCTCAACAAGCCGAGTTCAATACCAATATTTGAATTAAGAGACTGTTCCCATGTAATATTAGGGCTAGAAATTCTGCCCTCATAAGATCCATCTGTATCTGATGTTCCAAAGTAATATCCACTTCCACTGTAGTACTTGTTTTCAAAAGGGAAACGATATCCTACTCCAATATTTGAATTACCTACTTTTCCATAAGATCCTCTTAACTTAAGAAAGGTTATTAGTTCATTATCTTTCAAAAAGCTCTCATTAGATAACACCCAAGCTCCGGATATTGTAGGGAAAAAGCCAAAACGGGAACCCTTTGAAAAATTTTCTGATCCATTATAAGCAAAACCAAATTCAACAGTATATCGTTTATCAAACGTATAAGTTGTACGACCAAACATCCCTTGGTTGCGATAGTCCGCATTATCACCATCAACTGATTGACTTGATTGCATATATTTAATATCAGCTGCAACTTCGTTTTTTCCAAAATTGCGATCAAAAGATAATCCTAACATATAATTAAGCATCAAACTGAAATCAGATCCCCAATTAGAATAACCTAAATCAATGCTGGAGTCTTCTCCAAATTTGGTATAAGAGCCATCAAGATTTTGTTGATATACAGCATATTTTTGATTCTTTGATCGTGCAGAAAATTTATATGCATCAAATCCAAATAGTCCATTAGCAGATAACCCTTTTAAAATCATGTCCAACTTCAAATCTGCAGTTGTTGTGCCCTGTAAATAACGACTAAGCCGGTCTTGAAATCCGGTCTTTGCTATCATGCCATAAGGGTTGTAGTTATAAATTGCGGAACCTGCTATAGAATTATCCTGATTAAACACAGGCATTGTAGGTGGTAATTTTGATAAAGCTGAAATAATTGTTCCTGCACCAGTAGAAGGCACATGACGATTTTCGACTCTACCACCTAAATTAATTCCTACTTTTAGATTTTTACTCAAATTTACATCCACTGTAGATCTGAAGTTATAACGCGAAAATTCATTACCTGTAAAGGTTCCAGGATTCTCATTCGTGCTTTTATACAAACCTTTTTGATCAACAATTCCTAACATCACATAATATTGAGCAATTTCAGTACCACCTCTTAGGGATAATTTATAACTCTGTTGCGGAGCTGTGCTGTTAAGGAAGGATTTATACCAATCTGTATTTGGGTACAAACCCGGATTACTGCCATTATAATTGGACGGAATATTTCGAGGATCGCTTAAAAATAAAGAATTAAACTCTTCATCTGATAGATTATTATAATCATTTCTTAAAGCAATATTGTGATATTTTACATAATCCTCTGAACCAGCATACTTTGGAAGTCGGGTTGGTGATTGTACACCATATTGAGCAGTCAGTGAAATAACAGGTTTCCCAACAAATCCTTTCTTGGTTGTTACTAATATTACACCATTAGCACCGCGCATTCCATACATGGATACAGCCGCCGCATCTTTAAGAACAGTAAACGACTCAATCTCTTCAGGATCTAATTGTGAAAAATCACGTTCAACATTATCAACTAATACCAATGGACTTGTAGCACCACTGAAAGACTGCACTCCACGAATATAAAGGCTAGGTTGATCCCATCCCGGTTCAGCTCCAACAGTACGCAAAACTGTAAGCCCAGAACTTAATCCTTGAATAGCATTTCCTAAAGTTGAGACCGGCGCTTTACTTAATTCATCTGCTGAAATTGTTGAGATAGCCGCAGTAAGAGACGATTTTGATCTTTTACCATAAGCGACCTGATATTCAGGTTCTTCAGTCTGTTTTTCAATTTTCAGATCAATAAATGAATTATCCTTTACCTCAAATTTTTTAGGAATAAATCCTATTTTGCTGAATAGAAGAATTTTACCAGCACCCGCTGAGATTAAAAAATTTCCAGCTTTATCTGTTGATGCCTGAGTAAATTCATCTATTACAGAAACAGTTACATTGTCAATCGGATTCCCTAAATTATCTGTTACTTTTCCTTTAAGGGCCGAATTGTTTTGAGCATATGTGAATGTTGATAACAGGAAAAGCAGCAACAAAAGCTTTTTTTCTAGTTTTTTCTTTATGGTCATCATAATATAAATATTTTCAAATGTGACTTAAAACGTTTAATAACCAGGGTTTTGAACAAATAAAGGATTTTTGTACATTTCTCCCGTTGGTATTTGATACAAGTTGTTAGCTGACTTATAAATACGTGTAAAATAAGTTTCCTCGTTATAAGTAACAGAAGCTCCTACTTTTGTAATTGCTACACGATACATTGGACCGCCGAACCATTTTGCAGCCAGTTCTCCGTCATCACCAGTGCTCCAACGGCGAGCATCCCACCAGCGTTGTTCCTCAAAACAAAGCTCAATAGCACGTTCACGTTGAATTCGTTTTCGCATAGAACTCTTATCACTAGTAAGGTTAACAGGAAGATCAACTACTCCTGAACGACTTCTAACCGCATTAACAGCCGCACGAACACGATCTGTCGGACCTTCCACTTCATTCATTGCTTCAGCATAATCAAGATACATTTCTGCTAAACGGAAGAAAATCCAGTTGTGATAAGTTGTAACTGATGTATTCTTTTTAACCTCTTCAGGCACATATTTTCTTACAAAATATCCAGTAAGAAAAGTCCCTGATGGAAACTGTTTGGTAGTGCTAGACATATCCACAGTAGCACCTTGCCACTGACACCCTTGATAAATGATTATTTTATAAAAACGGGGATCTCTATTTGTGTATGGATTGGCAGGATCATACCCCGAACCCGGTTCATCAATAGACAGGCCATTCTTCATTTCAAAGAGTTTTACGAAATTATTTGTAGGCTGTACAGCTCCTGCTCCTCCAAAATCGCCACTTGGCATCCAAACATTTATTTGAGGAGCATTAAATCCTACAGGAGCTTCATGTCTATAAAATATGATCTCTTTATTTCCATTTTCACGACGTTTAAAAAATAGCTTTTCATAATCGTCGGCTTTATTTGCAGCTCCAGTTTGATATAATTCATAAACTAAGTTTCCGTCTTCATCTGTTAAGTCAATTACAGCTTTTGCTGCATCAGCAGCTTTCTGCCACCATGACTTTCCATCTTTATCCATCCAATCATCTTTATCTCCTCCCATTCCCCAAAGGCCAGTTTTATTGCTAAAAAGTGGACTGGCAGCATACAACAGAACTCGTGCTTTCAAAGCCATAGCTGCTCCTTTAGTAGCTCTTCCGTATTCATTTGTATTTAAAGTAACAGGCAAATAATTGATAGCTTTATTCAAATCACCCATAATAAACGCAAAACAATCACGATATGAATCACGTGGACGCATCAAATTATCTCCAGGAACAAACAAATCCTTTTCAGTCAGAATAGGCATTCCACCGAAACGTTTCAACATCTCGTTATAATAAAATGCACGTAAGAAATAAACCTCACCTAACATTTTTTCTTTTGTTTTTGCATCAGGATAAGGTACTCTTTCTGAGTTTTTCAGAAAAAGATTAGCTTTTCTAATAGCTGCATAATAGAAGTAAATATTAGCATCCACGCCATCATAATTACCCATATTGAAAACTTTGGTTCCAAAATACCCCGCATTTGATTCTGATTCGTCTGATGCAGAGGACATAGGCACAGGTAGGTAATCACCAACTGCGTTGAAACGTTGAGTTAAACCGCTGTAAATATCAGCTTCGAAAGCTTGTGTATTAACATAATTCGTAAATACAGCATCTTCACTAAGGTTAACACTCGGTGCTCTGTCTAAGAAATCATCGCAAGAAGTTAGCCCCAATATTAGAAATAAGAATATATATATTTTACTTTTCATAACATATGTAGTTTAGAAGTTAACATTTAATCCAAAGTTAAACGCTTTAGTAGGAGGCATCTTACCTCCACGGGAATCACGGTTATCTGGATCAAGATATTTTTCTACCGCCCACATATAGGGATTTATAGAAGAAAAATAGACTCTGACATTAGACATTCCAAATTTCTGGATAAGTGCAGTAGGAAGAG harbors:
- a CDS encoding TonB-dependent receptor, with product MMTIKKKLEKKLLLLLFLLSTFTYAQNNSALKGKVTDNLGNPIDNVTVSVIDEFTQASTDKAGNFLISAGAGKILLFSKIGFIPKKFEVKDNSFIDLKIEKQTEEPEYQVAYGKRSKSSLTAAISTISADELSKAPVSTLGNAIQGLSSGLTVLRTVGAEPGWDQPSLYIRGVQSFSGATSPLVLVDNVERDFSQLDPEEIESFTVLKDAAAVSMYGMRGANGVILVTTKKGFVGKPVISLTAQYGVQSPTRLPKYAGSEDYVKYHNIALRNDYNNLSDEEFNSLFLSDPRNIPSNYNGSNPGLYPNTDWYKSFLNSTAPQQSYKLSLRGGTEIAQYYVMLGIVDQKGLYKSTNENPGTFTGNEFSRYNFRSTVDVNLSKNLKVGINLGGRVENRHVPSTGAGTIISALSKLPPTMPVFNQDNSIAGSAIYNYNPYGMIAKTGFQDRLSRYLQGTTTADLKLDMILKGLSANGLFGFDAYKFSARSKNQKYAVYQQNLDGSYTKFGEDSSIDLGYSNWGSDFSLMLNYMLGLSFDRNFGKNEVAADIKYMQSSQSVDGDNADYRNQGMFGRTTYTFDKRYTVEFGFAYNGSENFSKGSRFGFFPTISGAWVLSNESFLKDNELITFLKLRGSYGKVGNSNIGVGYRFPFENKYYSGSGYYFGTSDTDGSYEGRISSPNITWEQSLNSNIGIELGLLRKLEMDIDFFNNNRTKIITGRWNILPSIVGQDLPYVNSGSVRSQGFEISLKHNNRLGDFSYTVQGNISLAKNKITSQEEVAGMNSWEYRTGNPVMQQWGLQVSSDKFFKDQTDIDNWAKSTYGAVKPGDVKYVDQNKDGVIDSQDNVPLGNPSVPEWNFGLTLGCDYKGFDFNVLFTGIANRSLFMSNNVLWGMQDNNKITTEVAENSWGVSQNPLYPSLTTQLNSHNYQPSSLWIKNVDFFRIQTMEIGYSLPKKMLLKANISNVRFFINGYNLFSFDGLKKYNLSAEIPNAGVTMYPEVRVINIGVNLKF
- a CDS encoding RagB/SusD family nutrient uptake outer membrane protein, which codes for MKSKIYIFLFLILGLTSCDDFLDRAPSVNLSEDAVFTNYVNTQAFEADIYSGLTQRFNAVGDYLPVPMSSASDESESNAGYFGTKVFNMGNYDGVDANIYFYYAAIRKANLFLKNSERVPYPDAKTKEKMLGEVYFLRAFYYNEMLKRFGGMPILTEKDLFVPGDNLMRPRDSYRDCFAFIMGDLNKAINYLPVTLNTNEYGRATKGAAMALKARVLLYAASPLFSNKTGLWGMGGDKDDWMDKDGKSWWQKAADAAKAVIDLTDEDGNLVYELYQTGAANKADDYEKLFFKRRENGNKEIIFYRHEAPVGFNAPQINVWMPSGDFGGAGAVQPTNNFVKLFEMKNGLSIDEPGSGYDPANPYTNRDPRFYKIIIYQGCQWQGATVDMSSTTKQFPSGTFLTGYFVRKYVPEEVKKNTSVTTYHNWIFFRLAEMYLDYAEAMNEVEGPTDRVRAAVNAVRSRSGVVDLPVNLTSDKSSMRKRIQRERAIELCFEEQRWWDARRWSTGDDGELAAKWFGGPMYRVAITKVGASVTYNEETYFTRIYKSANNLYQIPTGEMYKNPLFVQNPGY